A genomic segment from Holophagales bacterium encodes:
- a CDS encoding chemotaxis protein CheW, translating to MTLSRVLAFRAAGVACAADPADVERILRPGRLLPAPGAPDWIAGLVAGPRGLLAVIDVGRRLFPSLSGSPPRDLLAGTFDGVPAALGADEVEGILPVTADEVPPPEGLSPGVAACLKGVVVAGGERRLLLDVRRLVAGDVEVARVVEVVEAATRAAGQIGSVSAERRDQSS from the coding sequence TTGACGCTCTCCCGGGTCCTCGCGTTCCGCGCGGCCGGCGTGGCCTGCGCGGCCGACCCTGCGGACGTCGAGAGGATCCTGCGGCCGGGCCGGCTCCTCCCGGCGCCCGGCGCGCCCGACTGGATCGCCGGTCTCGTCGCGGGGCCCCGGGGACTCCTGGCCGTCATCGACGTCGGCCGTCGCCTCTTTCCGTCGCTTTCGGGAAGTCCCCCGCGGGACCTCCTCGCCGGGACTTTCGACGGCGTTCCCGCCGCCCTGGGCGCGGACGAGGTGGAGGGGATCCTGCCTGTGACTGCGGACGAAGTGCCGCCGCCGGAAGGCCTCTCTCCCGGCGTAGCGGCGTGCCTGAAGGGGGTCGTCGTCGCCGGGGGCGAGCGCCGTCTCCTCCTCGACGTCCGCCGCCTCGTGGCGGGAGACGTCGAGGTCGCCAGGGTCGTCGAGGTCGTGGAAGCCGCGACGCGCGCGGCGGGTCAGATCGGGAGCGTGTCGGCGGAGCGGCGCGACCAGTCGTCGTAG
- a CDS encoding sigma-70 family RNA polymerase sigma factor gives MALFRFRLSPAPKAWDFRSGDLPYADALFGTALRLTRNRQDAEDLLQETYLRAYSHYDGFREGTNLKAWLFRILKNGFINGYRQRKAGPREVDLERGGASFESALEDVTPPAPTPEDDLLDRTLDGDVARALGSLSEDFRIVVELVDLQDFSYREVADILEIPLGTVMSRLYRGRRLLEEALLSYGRRRGYFGAGVTPGRTRLATKTGGSESRDTTEYRVRRRR, from the coding sequence ATGGCCCTCTTTCGCTTCCGTCTCAGCCCGGCGCCGAAGGCTTGGGATTTTCGCTCGGGGGACCTGCCGTACGCGGACGCCCTTTTCGGCACCGCCCTGCGCCTGACCCGGAATCGGCAGGACGCCGAGGACCTCCTGCAGGAGACCTACCTCCGGGCCTACTCCCACTACGACGGCTTCCGGGAAGGGACGAACCTCAAGGCCTGGCTTTTCCGGATCCTCAAGAACGGGTTCATCAACGGGTACAGGCAACGCAAGGCGGGCCCCCGCGAGGTCGATCTCGAGAGGGGCGGAGCGTCCTTCGAGTCCGCCCTCGAGGACGTCACCCCGCCGGCGCCGACGCCCGAGGACGACCTGCTCGACCGGACTCTCGACGGCGATGTCGCCCGGGCGCTCGGGTCTCTTTCGGAGGACTTCCGGATCGTCGTCGAGCTCGTCGACCTCCAGGACTTCTCGTACCGCGAGGTGGCCGACATCCTCGAGATCCCTCTCGGTACCGTGATGTCCCGCCTCTATCGAGGCCGCAGGCTCCTCGAGGAGGCTCTCCTCTCGTACGGGCGTCGCAGGGGCTACTTCGGCGCCGGCGTGACGCCAGGACGGACCCGGCTCGCCACGAAGACCGGCGGCAGCGAGTCGCGCGACACGACGGAATACCGCGTCCGGCGCCGACGTTAG